In the Primulina tabacum isolate GXHZ01 chromosome 7, ASM2559414v2, whole genome shotgun sequence genome, ATATGATATACGGCAATAAAAGGTCATAATCCTGCTCTCTCTTGTGCAGAAACTCGGAGAACTTATGCTTCATAGGTTTCTTCTCTTGTAGAGGAGATTCAAGCAAAAACATTTGTCCAAAAATACTGATGTGTCCACAATTTTTTTTAGAGTTTTATTGCATTTCTTGTTTAACcggtttatatatttttttaaaaaaaacaagaaaatataaaatctGATCCAGAATGGTCTTGATTCTGCCAACCAAAAATTCATGGAAAATGGTATGCCACCGTACTTTAATTATCATCTATGAAAAGTCTCTTCTACTATCAGGTGATAAGTCTGCTGACTCTTTCAGTTTTTATCGTTATTATAGAACGGTCATTCTCAAATATGAATATCGTCAAAACTATGTATTGatactatttatttaaagagaacttgcttaaaatatttgtattGTTTATGTCTAGTTGAATATAACCGatgtaatttcaaaaatttcagataATCTGTATTGTAAATCTTCAATACGTGCATTTTACTTTTATACGTGCAATTTAGGTGCGTCTTGCAAGCAcacataaaaagtaaaaatgtaTCTATTTGAAAACACTCTCATTTAACTTTGTTTGTGTGACTCTTTAAGGTTATGATTATGGTTGgtatattgaaataaaataaagtaggAAGGTAATCAAATTTGAGGGAAATAACAATGAGACAAAATCAATCTGTCAGATTTGATTGCTTGAGTTGTTAGATTAGTACAGATTGATCATTGATGATCCGATATGATCTTATGAGCAgctaaaaattgaaatattaagTGTGCTCGAGATTTTTGAAATATGCAGGCTTGTGAATAGTTGTGGTTGGTCGATGGAGTTCTTCATGTTTGAAATCTACATATTTATAGTTGAAAAGCTCAAACGGTCGAATTTTCTTTTCAACAATCATATGTATTGTTTTCCAGACAGAATGGACGTGTCACTTTCATATCATTAAATACTCATTAATGTTCTTTGTGCTTTTTCGCAACTTTAAGTCATTTgctttaatattattattattattaaaatatatgtgTAAAATAGTTAAAGTAAACTaaatatataaatgattttGTAAAAATATAAGAAAGTGAAGTGGGAAAATGGATGGAATGACTATTTTTAGGACCATTGGAATGAACATTAAGACCATACCAAGCATATATAACGAATGAGATGATAATGCCCAATCTATTCTACCTTATTCTCTCCTACCAgcaaaaatttctttaaatatacTAATGGAACGAAATCAAAAGCTTAATGAAGATTTAGTACATTGCAATTCAACTCAAGGTACATATAGACAATATGTATCTGAAAATTTGGGGTCCTGAGTCGAACTTAAAAAATTGgatgtatgttttttttttacgagtaggtctcttgtgagacggtctcacgaatctttatctgtgagacaggtcaatcataccgatattcacaataaaaagtaatattcttagcataaaaagtaataatttttcatggatgacccaaataagagacatgtctcacaaaatacgacccgtgaaattgtctcacacaagtttttgtctttttttattaataagaGTTTTTCAAAATATGTCAACATAATATTTAATAGTatcaattttgattttttaagtCGTTAATATTTTATCAAATGTATCTCAATCCTCTCGATTATCAAAAAAATTCTCTTGaatcatatttaaatattaaccaGTTTCAATAATAGTAACATTATCATTTCATTCAATTTCTTCACAATTGGAGCTCGAATaactttttattattatcattatctatTAATGAATAAAACTCTTTATATAACTAGATATCAATAtaagagtaaaaaaaaaaagcgaAGCTATTTTATCTTATAAATTGTTATGAGCACAtagtagaataaatattatttttggtttttATTTGGAGTTAAATTGAGTGAAATATCATACTActtgctaattttttttttaatagatATTTTTAAGATATGAGCTCTGAGACGACCGCCTCACGTACCTCACCTCATGTATATGTATGGGTGAAATATAAACGTGGGAGCATCTCTAGCTCATAGGTAGGAAGAAAATCATTTTGCTCACAATTTTAGATCTACCTGAAACACCAGTTAGATCATATATAGTCGAAAGATGACACGAGGAATGCAATAATACAAGTGAATTGATTTTTTAAGAAAGTGATAGAAACACTTATAATTAGAAGTTACAAAATATAGAATCACTTTGAAACTAAAAAATATACCATGAAAATGAGGGACATAGCATGTCATGAAATCCCCTCCATTTACATACTAAGACTTTTCTTCGAaagtttatttaaaaaaaaaaaaaaaaaaaaacttgttagAGACTAGGAATGACCTCTCTTCGTCCTCGTCATGTGTCATTGCAGCCACTTAAAGAAATTTCCGGGATACACAAAGTTTGGAAGCCGATGACTCTACCTCGATGTGTTTGTGGGAACCATGATGACCGCAATCGCTTTGCGTAATATGACCTATTAACAAACCAAAGAAACTTTTGAGCATAGTAATAACTTGAAGTTCAAAGGAAGAAATTGGGGTGTTAATTACGAGCAATCCACATGAATCTGCAACATGCAACTAGGGCCGGACCTTTTATGAGGCCAAGGAGACCACCGTCTAAGGGCTCGGTCCTAGAAAGAGGATACCtaacatatatattttgagTTGGTGGTCtactgaaataaaaaaaaaaattggtccaatattaaataaaaaagaataatttgatattttttgtttataattgATCAAATTCGATATATTCTAAAAGTttgatttgaacaaaataaaCAATATCAAAAGACTTTGGGGCATTTGTTGAGTTTGGAGAAGTTAAAGAGTTAGTCTTTAACTAGCTTGATGAAGTATTGTATAGGGCTTcgacaatttttgaaaatgttacaATGCTTGGCAAaactaaatgatttattttcaaatacttATATTGCTTGTAAGATTCAGAAAGAATTTTATCACAGTTGAAGTTAATAAAGACTTATGTTCGAACAACAAAGATTATTATTAATGTAATTacttcaaatatttattaattgttttttatGTAATATAATGTTTCTGATGTATTTATGTATTAGTCATTGtgtttattattgttttaaCTGAACTTTATCATTGTTTATCGCAACAAGATGatccattttaaaatttttgcttCAGACTCCGTCGAACAAAAGTATGGCTCTGCGTGCAACACACGTGCATTTCGATACTTTATGCAACATTCGAGCATCTTGCTTTACACTTTCGAATTATTGTTGTTTTCCATTGTACATGAAATGATAATGTacaatcattgttcaaaattaacatttaaaattcttataaaaaataacatatatGCTAACGCAGACTCTTGAAACTTGAATGTTTTTGTCCAAGTCTATTAATAAATTTAGCAATCAACTTAAAAATTTATCCATTCATTTCACACATCAAATAATATTAACAATTATTATAGTTTTACAactaatttgaatttttttaccaTATAGAATACAAAACTCACCGTATTACTGGGCTCTACCAAATTATAAGTTTATTGTCAAACTCATCGAAAATGCATAAATGCATAATTGAGTCTTATTTGTTGACATTGAAACAATTGGAAAACTCttacaaaaattcaaataaaccAAAGAATGCATATAAAGAAGCATCATCATGCACTAGTAGAAAATATACCAAAGAATGCATATAAAGCAGCATCATCATTCTAATATTTATGACACCAACATTATTTTCCGTACGTGCGACTTACGTGCATATATAACACGTGCTAATTGCTTTGTTTACAAAAACTCAACGAAAATCAAtgacataatataatatttaagtaCCTCAAATATGTAaaaacttatttaaatattttttggtataaattaacaaaatattttcacgAGTATTGCACGTGCTTCTCAAGTTCTTAAAAAATTGATGAGAACACACTTTGAAACCAAGAAATACACGAGGGACATAGCAAGGTGCCATGAAGATTGCGATTGTGTCACTAGCCCTATTAATGAACCAAAGAAACTCTTAAGCAGAGTACTAATAACTTCAATTTGATATGAAAAATGAGTGTGCAGATCAACAGAAGACATAAAACATGCTTGTAGTAGATGAGTCTGCAGACCAAGAATAAatttctgaaattcataacattATTTACTCAAAACAACAGAATGATGGCATCATACAACAATGAAAAATGACTCTAACGTTGTCCTTAACAAAGAAGATTAAAAGACCAATAGTTCTCTTGCAAATTGAGTAAGTAAGCGCAACTAATATTGGCAAATGTTCAATCCACGCGAACCTTCAACGTGCAACATACGTGTATTTCTTGAATTTTTACGTGCAACATACATGCATTTcagtaattttaatttttacgtACATCATTCGTGCATCTTGCTTACACTTTCGATATTTGAAATACCAAAATTTCTAATATTTGACACTCAAATTAATCACTGTGCAACTTATGTGCATCTTCAACGTTACCAAGTAAATAAATTTGCCATATTTCGATGAATAAaccttttctttcttttaacTTTGTCTACATAGATAAGTATACAAGCAGTTTCTTTAAATACATTCATGGAATGAAATGAAAAAACTCAACGAAGATCTATGACATCGTGCTTCAAACAAGGGTCAATATAAACGTGGGAGCAGCGCTCATAGATGGGACTCCCATCCTCTGGCTCGTAGTGAGGATGAAAACCACGTTCCTCACAATTTCGAATCAGCCTCACACCAGCTGGATCAGACAGGTGAAAGATTCCATGGGGACTGTAACAATACAAGGACATTGATTATTTAAGAAACAATAGAAAAACTTGTAATAAACAGTTACAGCATGATGGAATATATCACGTTGAAACTAAGAAATACACTGTTTTCACGAGGGACACATTAATGTGCCTTCTTCACACTAAATATTTTATGAGGGGATTTATAGTATTTTGAATTTGATCTAAATATTTAATTGAGTAGAACTTCgaataattatataaacaagGTAAATTCACACaaaataaaaggattttttCAAACAAACTAAAGACTTTCGAGTGGAGCAAGCCTGATTTGAAACCCCCTCCAAATACATACTATGATTTTTCTTCGAAAGAAAAAAAGACGAAACTTGACAAAGATCAGGCTTGACCCCATTCGTCTCCTTCATGTATCTTTTAGCAACTATTTATATGGAAGTTGAAATCATCCAAAGACGATTTGATTCCAAAAGGAAAAGAAAGGAAATTTCCAAGATACGGTAAGTTTGGAAGCAAACTATTCTACCTCGATTTGTCTGTGGGAGCCATGACGATTGCAATTGCTTCACGTAACATGACCTATTAATAAACCAAATAGACTCTTAGGAGTGTACTAACTTCAGGTCAAAGAAGTGTACCAAAAAAAAGTATCAATATATAATACCTGATATGAAAAATGGGTGTGCAGATCAACAGAAGACATAAAACATGTTTGTGATGGATGAGTCTGCAAACCAAGAAGAAAGACAAAAGTGTAATCAAATGTGCTCATGGATTCCATATTTGTAGCATCTTTAATAACCATATCTGTATCGATAGACAAACAGATTTGAAATTAATTAGCATCCTAAAAACTTCTTCAAATGCGAAACACGGAACAATTCACAACAATGCAAACAGAGATAGCACATGGTTCTTGCAATACATTAAATAGGCAGGTGTCATCAAAGGCAAGAGGGATTTGTAGCCGACAGAAAAAAGTTTTCATTTAAAACTTATACGGTAAAACTCAAATGATTATGCATGTGGGTACTGGTGCTGAAGCTGAATACAAGTCACAGCTGACCCAAAAGTAGAAAGTGCAGAGCACAGATTGCCTCCTCAAATCAATGCACATGAAATCTTGCACGCAGTCATCAACTTAACATAAAGATGACAAATTGTTATGGATGCCAACACACTGGTACAGGAAAGACCACTGGTACAGGAGTTGAATACAAGTCTTTGCTAACCCAAAGATCGCAAACTACGAACAGCAAAAAAGGAGCCGAGCATGAATCTTCACATCAAcaaatataaaatcatatatgTTGCCATCAACTTAACACAAAGATGACAAATAACTCAACATTGCCCTGAACATAGAAGTTAAAAAAACAAATGTCTCTCTCACAAATTGAGGATAAAGTAAGCAACCATAAACACAACTAACATTgccattttttttcctttgtttatGTTTCAAAAACTGCAACACAGATTAGGTTGTTATTCAAATTTAACCATGAACTAGTTTTCTACATAGCCATTTGGTTGATGTCATAGAAGTTCCATAAAATTCAATTATGTTAAGAAGCCAACTGTAATCGAACAAGACAGAACAGTTTTAAATATTTCAGTGAATCTAGACTTAAGACGTACATGAATCCACCCAAGAGAAAAAAGTGAGTTGTTGTCTTGAACCTCAAAAATCTCTTCTTCATTCAAAGTCTGGCACTGCAGATAGATGAAGAGTATTTCAGTCAAAAAgtaatttgataaaaaaaaatttgtgtatcCTAGCTGAATAAGCACCAGAAAACTGCAAAACAACTGAAATGGATTGTGACCGAACACATATTTTCCTTTAGATTATTGGAAATAACAAGAAATCTTTATTAAAATACAATAACATTATGAAAAGGGAGAATATAAAAAAAGTGGTTGATTGTTGGGGAACTGGAGCATTTGGGAGTCAAAACAGTTTTCACAATAATAACTTAAGTTACCGAATATGAAGTTGACTCTTGCTTGGGGATTATGAGTGTAGTGACTTGAAAAACTCTATTCCGCTGCAAATCAAGGAGATGCAAATAAGAAACCATAATGGATGGATTTTGGGAGCAATTAAAAGAACGAAGCTTTACCAGTGAACCAGCAAGAACGCCGCAGGTTTCTAAGTTCATTGCAGTATTTTGTACAGccaatctcaaaaaatcttccATCAGCCTCACAGACTGCAACAAAAGACAAATGAGCCTTACATCCAcccaaacaaacaaaaaaggTGCAAGAATTTGTTCGAATGATAAAAACCTCAATACTAACTAGAAACCTAAGAAAAAATTGCAGTTTAATTCTGATATTTATTTGCACCGTAAAGGATGAAGCTAAAGACTTACTATATGAAGATCATGGTATGAATTGGCAAAATGCAACCCGTCTTGTGGGAGTTCTGACGTTCCGTGTCTTGGATCACTAATTTTTGCCAGAACAGGAGGAGGAGAAGGTTGTCTGATACTAGCTAACTGAATATCACTGTATTCCACTTCATCATTTACCAGAAAGTCAGAGTCTTCATCTGGATGTATCCATCCTTCATCACCTAAAGATTGAACAGAAACCATGGTCAATTTTTCAACCTtagaatcaaaatatatttttggcaACTTGAATCATTATCCTAAATAATCCTTAGGTCAAAATGCCCCCTGATTCAGGCTATAAAATTAGTGATGCAATAATGAAATATTACAGACAATTAACTCACTACATATAAGTGTGCATGCGAGTATTGGCTAATTAACAAGCACATAGGAGGAACACAGATACTAACAAAATCAAGAATTGAACATTCAGCTGTATGATGGGCCTcaaaaaagttgtaatttggaAAAAATATCATCTTATGATTAAGGCTATGATAGAAATTACTCAATTCAACAGCCTTATCCGGAAaagaaaattggaaaaataattCAGTCTAATAAAATTCATACCTTCAAGTTTCACTGAAACCCATGGAAACCATCCTTCAATAGTTATCCTGgaacatgaaataaataataatttccgAACAACTCTCGGTGTTTGGAACAAGTTAAACAAAAGAAGGAAAGGGGTCATTATGGTTACCTTAATCTCAGCACTGGACCACAACCATTGATCACAATATCCATTTGGATGTCAAAACTAATGACTGGAAAATGCTTCCTGCTTTGGACAAGAGAAATTGAGAGATCTGCCAAATTCCAGAGTAGATCAATATACTTGGCACGTcgaaactaaataaaatacaaattaaACCCTCCTTCACAATTCACTCAGTGAAATGGAACTTAGCAGTGAGACAATAGAAAGAGCTTGAAGACAGAAACAATTGGTAACAAATTAAAACAGAtgacaacatcttgaagaactAGACAGGAGTCAGTGGTTGCAAATGCCAGCTCCACCTTAAAAGATACTGCAAAACTACACGACATATCCAAACCTCGAATGCTAACGACGCGTATGTGCTCACGTGTGTGAAACATATTATGCATGCAAATAGAGAATAttatacatttgaatttaagGTTCCTAGGTAAAAGTATCCTGTTAGCATTATGTCCTGATTAAGAatgcaaatattttttaaaaaatattgtaagTTTTCACTGCTATGTCTATAGCTTTACATTTTGCTAATAACAAGGAATCTAGATTTTAAAGTGTTTCCTTAAAAGATATTCTGGAGATCATAAACTTGCCAGATAATTGAATATCTCTGAAATACAACCACCATTCAGTTAGCATAATGATAAATTTTAAGGGGTAATTGAGAATTTCAGTTAATAGAATAAGCATGATTTGCAGACTGATCATTAATGATCAACAATTCGTTGATGAAGGGAGAAAGGATGACTCATTAAAACCAGTATAGCAAGTACTAACCaccatttttaagaaaaatattttccatttgCAGACAATACACGATAGAGAACAAAAAGTTGTTAACCATTTTTCACGTCTAACGTATTTAAAGTGAAATATACTTAGTGCTAACAGCGCCTGAACTTGCAGTTTAATGGAACTCAATGACGGAATTCAAGTGTAATGATTATGTGGTTT is a window encoding:
- the LOC142551303 gene encoding uncharacterized protein LOC142551303 isoform X2 — its product is MLANVRQPSFSHVLAQVADPRCGTSELAQDGLQFIQFIPQSSYGSLVYLLWSMKIMEEFFRLAHKNTCKPANCVYILYKSKMHVYRTMKMHASCMLANFGRQPSPRVLEQVSDPRFGTSKLVQDGLQFFQFIPCSSYDDDGWIRPAADYEVLVNSEVDFSDFQLANTRQPSPRVLSQVADARCGTSKLVQDGLQFFHFILRSSYDDNGRIHSAEESEVPVKNEMYYSDFQLANIRQPAPPVLAQFVTQDVECRNSRKMGCILPIHRTLFIWKHFPVISFDIQMDIVINGCGPVLRLRITIEGWFPWVSVKLEGDEGWIHPDEDSDFLVNDEVEYSDIQLASIRQPSPPPVLAKISDPRHGTSELPQDGLHFANSYHDLHISVRLMEDFLRLAVQNTAMNLETCGVLAGSLRNRVFQVTTLIIPKQESTSYSCQTLNEEEIFEVQDNNSLFSLGWIHTHPSQTCFMSSVDLHTHFSYQVMLREAIAIVMAPTDKSSPHGIFHLSDPAGVRLIRNCEERGFHPHYEPEDGSPIYERCSHVYIDPCLKHDVIDLR
- the LOC142551303 gene encoding uncharacterized protein LOC142551303 isoform X4, with translation MFWHKLLIQDVEHQNSHKTGCNLSNSFHNLHMIMEEFFRLAHKNTCKPANCVYILYKSKMHVYRTMKMHASCMLANFGRQPSPRVLEQVSDPRFGTSKLVQDGLQFFQFIPCSSYDDDGWIRPAADYEVLVNSEVDFSDFQLANTRQPSPRVLSQVADARCGTSKLVQDGLQFFHFILRSSYDDNGRIHSAEESEVPVKNEMYYSDFQLANIRQPAPPVLAQFVTQDVECRNSRKMGCILPIHRTLFIWKHFPVISFDIQMDIVINGCGPVLRLRITIEGWFPWVSVKLEGDEGWIHPDEDSDFLVNDEVEYSDIQLASIRQPSPPPVLAKISDPRHGTSELPQDGLHFANSYHDLHISVRLMEDFLRLAVQNTAMNLETCGVLAGSLRNRVFQVTTLIIPKQESTSYSCQTLNEEEIFEVQDNNSLFSLGWIHTHPSQTCFMSSVDLHTHFSYQVMLREAIAIVMAPTDKSSPHGIFHLSDPAGVRLIRNCEERGFHPHYEPEDGSPIYERCSHVYIDPCLKHDVIDLR
- the LOC142551303 gene encoding uncharacterized protein LOC142551303 isoform X3 gives rise to the protein MSDNLPSLMFWHKLLIQDVEHQNSHKTGCNLSNSFHNLHMIMEEFFRLAHKNTCKPANCVYILYKSKMHVYRTMKMHASCMLANFGRQPSPRVLEQVSDPRFGTSKLVQDGLQFFQFIPCSSYDDDGWIRPAADYEVLVNSEVDFSDFQLANTRQPSPRVLSQVADARCGTSKLVQDGLQFFHFILRSSYDDNGRIHSAEESEVPVKNEMYYSDFQLANIRQPAPPVLAQFVTQDVECRNSRKMGCILPIHRTLFIWKHFPVISFDIQMDIVINGCGPVLRLRITIEGWFPWVSVKLEGDEGWIHPDEDSDFLVNDEVEYSDIQLASIRQPSPPPVLAKISDPRHGTSELPQDGLHFANSYHDLHISVRLMEDFLRLAVQNTAMNLETCGVLAGSLRNRVFQVTTLIIPKQESTSYSCQTLNEEEIFEVQDNNSLFSLGWIHTHPSQTCFMSSVDLHTHFSYQVMLREAIAIVMAPTDKSSPHGIFHLSDPAGVRLIRNCEERGFHPHYEPEDGSPIYERCSHVYIDPCLKHDVIDLR